The proteins below come from a single Stigmatopora argus isolate UIUO_Sarg chromosome 11, RoL_Sarg_1.0, whole genome shotgun sequence genomic window:
- the golga4 gene encoding golgin subfamily A member 4 isoform X4, protein MFKKLKQKINEEQSPQRNALTPQQAQMGSGERRSSQTHLFYDGAPSPSDREVLAGMIAEPAFLSEYTIFALDHSKQPKTAPVASVSSSKGPTRSPGGSINGDESVSSQREEPQSFAQKLQWKVPSMESIIRGGASRAEQLFRSPSKDSLARSSSRESLTHLGENEAAGVPTYDPPSDIESEAEEASSNADSLSKEQLVHRLFRVESSLAKYRGKYSEIVTAYRTVQRDKEKTQAILSQCQDKSLRRIGELREELQMDHQAKKHLQDEFDATLEEKDQMITVLQTQVGLLKKRVKGIADGALVVEGDQPVSDATESESTSSSNDQEVESQLNEEEGVSDPAKLLEALQKRVNRQENLLQKCKDIIHFHKDRSTHIATENETLQEQLQERLQELERMKELHMTEKTKLINQLRDVKNQNEQLEQDKGMVIAETKRQMHETLEMKEEEIAQLRSRLQLSNAQNEELLDQKEKAEKSAFEELEKAMGLAHRADEVRKQLEVQMEEKMNEAERVNEEERKSLQQELTRVKQEVVTIMKKSSDERVVSLQKSHSKALTAKEEEIIGRINKAVEQCREEFAQQTKEKEQQAFLALEDAELQKTALVADGENRVKDMQQELEVAKTRIMELESSLEKISQDGSLQSNEQSNLLGQLKDDHAGKMSKLEEDHQAQLEKQKDGLTQQHNAALEELKEKQRVDMETLLKEKDLHREEMDQKLNAQQGEHEALSLELSQVVTSKQLLEEKLVEVQDAHCLALQAQVAKHSAELENIKQEHEQSLGGVEKLLKEELNALKIILKEKEKAIKVLAEGEKTLRDQVHSNIEELGIKAKQLEDLQESLSNLQMENSNLKEATKESEKISSDLVQSKNDLIDLHHQLEVANNDCQHKEKVRQDLEQQLQQIKTELSEREKSLGEDLNTMKEEKTHLQKQLEDEKASQEKKLNNTVTEMEAKLKTQETKMEKIKKKAKEMQDNLKKKFQQKEESMKMALAKKDAELQEKEQEVQGKILEMAQRNSQGLSDTMSELQANHLGEMEKLRDNHKHELLELERYLQEKLAQQEEELTEKHSHILQEKIQELQESSRNLNRSKEDYEKVLTAMKDLREEFSIQETTGQKLKEELGEAAFKLAGLSSSDALLREQLESVEKNLTQATNEQDSLQEKLNRTEEGNREKLKTLSDNLENMENQLRAMESSRLKDSEDLEKKSEEVAIQREELEAQFQQKIILFSNRMEQYCRDVQCKMVDRISEVGEKVELRVSDLNHRLLCSQKNILHLKNVVSSKVDRVCTLEENLRQKSEENSNLCISLEQVTAQVNAHMEQIEALTLQNEKNSEKDRKIQESVELNRVMSITLKETEFQVSDLESIISDLKRQLDVKEKAILELKQLHKEETQRTLDQTEETFQRLKEERESTSEQANALRASLSENDNTVASLKGRLEELERAVSEKNEALQRLTANFDNQSISKSEMDQVLSEKEQKVSRLTAELENSHLRLCELQEHLTLKVKECEQLACNLEQQESIRERERKELVEKMQQNGHLAQEMVDKLHHLEEDNHKCKSQLQSQEAEFERLKEEMTKSKEECVKKTEERLTAESTRKMSDLKKKAEQKISQIKKHLTTQLEEKDGLIKTLEVSHEQLKKNETSNKECIDTLEEKNRSLEEVLVELKQEQEQQLERIKTDEKGVTEKSLEEQRCMYEEKLSALQQDSLQQKDLQQRETLGIEEKLKEAEKQNQELLQEVSTLKEEICQKTAQCDQHQAALMQAQMVSESDKKIESNTLQQTKSMLENEMKNHSADPDDDSFDSLKSKLNQMRNDKEKIQKDFSRLQKDIRLMRKEHDQELEFAKKQLFEESELKYKMELEDIQWKHKSEIKQLVMEFNTQIAVKEKEIDTAVKETIGKAQLVEAELLSSHREETSHLKKAIGEREDELNKTVEKYEQVIQSREEEMGVRVWQVQKQLEELQASSHKTSEQMSPEGLLAQLAEKTTMLSEARLKEQGFVEKIHSLEDKIKCFHRNTVVTHLGSTYKDAALHKPEPLSEATELEYLKKVLFEYMMGRETKTMAKVITSMLKFPPDQAQKVLDKEEAKAMPWLSV, encoded by the exons ATGTTCAAAAAACTCAAGCAGAAGATCAACGAGGAGCAGTCACCGCAGAGGAATGCGCTCACTCCCCAACAGGCCCAG ATGGGCTCTGGAGAACGCAGGAGCAGCCAAACTCACCTATTTTACGACGGTGCTCCGTCTCCCAGTGACAGAGAG GTGCTGGCCGGGATGATAGCAGAACCCGCTTTTCTCTCTGAGTATACTATCTTTGCTCTGGACCATTCAAAACAACCCAAAACGGCCCCGGTAGCCAGTGTG AGTTCCTCTAAAGGGCCAACCAGGTCTCCCGGAGGAAGTATCAACGGGGATGAAAGTGTCTCTTCCCAG AGAGAAGAGCCACAGTCCTTTGCACAAAAGCTACAATGGAAAGTTCCCTCAATGGAGTCCATCATTCGGGGGGGTGCCAGTCGGGCTGAGCAGCTCTTCCGCTCGCCCTCGAAAGACAGCTTGGCTCGAAGCTCATCGCGCGAGTCTTTAACACATTTGGGAGAAAACGAAGCTGCCGGAGTCCCGACATACGACCCGCCTTCAGACATCGAGAGTGAGGCTGAGGAGGCATCAAGCAATGCCGACTCTCTCTCCAAAGAGCAGCTGGTGCATCGTTTGTTTAGAGTGGAGTCAAGCCTGGCCAAGTATCGCGGGAAGTACTCGGAG ATTGTTACTGCATATCGTACGGTGCAACGagataaagaaaaaacacaG GCCATCCTCAGCCAGTGTCAAGATAAATCCCTCCGAAGAATAGGAGAACTACGAGAG GAGTTACAAATGGACCATCAGGCAAAAAAGCACCTTCAGGATGAGTTTGATGCCACACTAGAGGAGAAAGACCAAATGATTACTGTCCTGCAAACTCAG GTTGGTTTGCTGAAGAAACGAGTCAAAGGAATCGCTGACGGTGCGTTAGTCGTTGAAGGTGATCAGCCGGTTTCTGATGCTACGGAATCTGAATCCACCAGCTCTTCAAATGACCAAGAAGTCGAGTCTCAATTGAATGAAG AAGAGGGCGTCAGTGATCCAGCTAAACTTTTGGAAGCACTGCAGAAGCGAGTAAACAGACAAGAAAACCTGTTGCAAAAATGCAAAGATATAATTCATTTTCACAAGGATCGCAGCACCCACATTGCTACTGAGAATGAAACTCTGCAAGAGCAGCTGCAGGAAAGACTGCAAGAACTCGAAAGGATGAAG GAACTACACATGACGGAGAAGACGAAACTGATCAATCAGTTGCGTGATGTCAAAAACCAAAATGAACAGCTGGAACAGGATAAG GGCATGGTGATTGCCGAGACAAAACGTCAAATGCACGAGACTCTGGAAATGAAAGAAGAGGAGATTGCCCAGCTTCGCTCCAGGCTCCAGTTGTCTAATGCCCAGAATGAAGAGTTGCTGGACCAGAAAGAAAAGGCTGAGAAATCAG CATTTGAAGAACTTGAAAAGGCGATGGGTTTAGCTCATAGGGCTGACGAAGTACGGAAGCAGCTGGAGGTTCAGATggaggaaaaaatgaatgaagcgGAAAGGGTCAATGAAGAAGAGAGGAAGAGTTTGCAGCAGGAGCTCACGCGAGTCAAACAGGAGGTTGTCACAATCATGAAG AAATCATCAGATGAAAGGGTAGTCAGCTTGCAAAAATCCCACAGTAAAGCTCTGACTGCAAAAGAAGAAGAGATCATTGGGAGAATCAACAAAGCTGTG GAGCAGTGTAGAGAAGAGTTTGCTCAGCAAACCAAGGAAAAGGAGCAACAGGCCTTTTTGGCTTTGGAGGACGCAGAATTACAGAAGACTGCTCTTGTTGCAGACGGCGAGAATAGAGTTAAAGATATGCAGCAAGAGCTGGAAGTAGCAAAAACT AGAATAATGGAACTGGAGAGCTCCCTTGAGAAAATTTCCCAAGATGGATCGTTGCAGTCCAATGAGCAATCCAATCTGTTGGGCCAGCTGAAGGATGACCATGCTGGGAAAATGTCCAAATTAGAGGAAGATCACCAGGCACAACTGGAAAAGCAAAAGGATGGCTTAACTCAGCAGCACAATGCTGCTCTGGAAGAGCTGAAGGAAAAACAGAGGGTTGATATGGAGACACTACTTAAAGAGAAAGACTTGCACAGAGAAGAAATGGACCAGAAATTGAATGCGCAGCAGGGAGAGCATGAAGCACTTTCACTTGAACTTTCTCAAGTTGTGACGAGTAAACAACTTTTGGAAGAGAAGTTGGTTGAAGTACAAGATGCACATTGTTTGGCTCTGCAGGCTCAGGTGGCAAAGCACAGTGCAGAATTGGAAAATATCAAGCAAGAGCATGAACAGTCGCTTGGAGGGGTAGAGAAATTGCTGAAGGAGGAACTAAATgctttgaaaattattttaaaggaAAAGGAGAAAGCAATTAAAGTGCTCGCTGAAGGAGAGAAAACACTAAGAGATCAGGTCCATTCCAATATAGAAGAACTAGGCATCAAAGCAAAACAACTGGAGGATTTGCAGGAATCATTATCTAATCTTCAAATGGAAAATTCTAACTTAAAAGAGGCTACCAAAGAATCAGAGAAAATCTCAAGCGATCTTGTTCAGTCCAAGAACGACTTGATAGATTTGCACCATCAGCTTGAAGTCGCAAACAATGACTGTCAACACAAAGAAAAAGTACGCCAAGATTTAGAGCAGCAGTTACAGCAGATCAAAACAGAGCTCTCCGAGCGAGAAAAGTCCCTCGGTGAAGATCTAAACACAATGAAGGAAGAGAAAACACACCTTCAGAAGCAGCTGGAAGATGAAAAAGCCTCTCAAGAGAAAAAGCTAAACAACACAGTTACagaaatggaagcaaaactaaaaacacaagaaacaaaaatggaaaagatCAAAAAGAAGGCCAAAGAAATGCAAgataatttaaagaaaaagttCCAGCAGAAAGAAGAATCTATGAAAATGGCACTTGCAAAGAAAGATGCAGAGCTTCAAGAAAAAGAGCAGGAAGTTCAAGGGAAAATTTTAGAAATGGCACAAAGAAATTCCCAAGGCTTGAGCGACACAATGTCGGAACTGCAAGCTAACCATTTGGGGGAGATGGAGAAACTACGAGATAATCATAAACATGAACTCTTGGAGCTCGAACGCTATTTGCAAGAGAAGTTAGCACAGCAGGAAGAGGAATTAACGGAAAAGCACTCGCACATACTTCAGGAAAAGATACAGGAATTGCAAGAATCTTCTCGAAATCTTAACAGGAGCAAAGAAGATTATGAGAAAGTGCTTACTGCCATGAAGGACCTAAGGGAGGAATTTTCAATTCAAGAAACTACTGGGCAAAAGCTAAAAGAAGAGCTTGGCGAAGCAGCGTTCAAGCTTGCAGGTTTGTCATCAAGCGACGCTTTGCTGAGAGAGCAATTGGAATCGGTCGAGAAGAACCTCACCCAGGCTACGAATGAGCAAGACTCCTTACAGGAAAAGCTCAATAGGACAGAGGAAGGGAACCGAGAGAAATTAAAAACGCTGTCAGACAATTTAGAGAACATGGAAAACCAGCTTCGAGCTATGGAAAGTTCCAGACTGAAGGATAGTGAGGACTTGGAGAAGAAATCTGAGGAAGTCGCCATTCAGCGAGAGGAATTGGAAGCACAATTCCAacagaaaatcattttgtttagCAATCGAATGGAGCAATACTGTAGGGATGTCCAATGCAAAATGGTGGATAGGATCTCTGAAGTTGGTGAGAAAGTTGAGTTAAGAGTTTCGGATTTAAACCATAGACTTTTGTGTAGCCAGAAGAATATTTTGCACCTTAAAAATGTAGTTTCTAGCAAAGTGGATAGAGTTTGCACTTTAGAAGAAAATCTCCGTCAGAAGAGTGAGGAGAATAGCAATCTATGCATTTCATTAGAACAGGTGACTGCTCAGGTAAATGCTCACATGGAGCAAATTGAAGCCTTAACACTTCAGAATGAGAAGAATTCTGAAAAGGATCGGAAGATTCAAGAGTCCGTCGAATTAAACAGAGTCATGTCAATTACTTTGAAAGAAACAGAGTTTCAAGTGAGTGACTTGGAAAGCATCATCAGCGATTTGAAACGTCAGCTCGACGTTAAGGAGAAAGCCATACTCGAGCTGAAGCAGCTGCACAAAGAGGAGACGCAAAGGACTTTAGATCAGACGGAAGAGACCTTTCAGAGGTTGAAGGAGGAGCGCGAGTCCACTTCCGAGCAGGCCAATGCACTTCGAGCCAGCTTGTCTGAGAATGACAACACGGTAGCCTCTCTGAAGGGCAGACTCGAAGAACTGGAACGCGCCGTGTCCGAGAAGAACGAAGCTCTGCAAAGGCTGACGGCGAATTTTGACAATCAGTCCATTAGCAAGTCCGAGATGGACCAAGTGTTGAGCGAGAAGGAGCAGAAAGTAAGCAGGCTGACTGCAGAGCTGGAGAACTCCCACCTTCGGCTCTGCGAACTCCAGGAGCACTTGACCTTAAAGGTAAAAGAGTGCGAACAACTTGCATGTAATCTGGAGCAGCAGGAAAGCAtcagggagagggagaggaaagAATTGGTTGAAAAGATGCAACAGAATGGCCACTTGGCACAAGAGATGGTGGACAAACTGCACCATCTTGAAGAGGACAACCACAAGTGCAAAAGCCAACTTCAATCTCAGGAAGCCGAATTTGAAAGGCTGAAAGAAGAGATGACAAAGAGTAAAGAGGAGTGTGTGAAGAAAACGGAGGAGAGGCTGACGGCGGAGAGTACTCGGAAAATGTCTGACCTTAAGAAGAAAGCTGAGCAGAAAATCAGTCAAATTAAGAAGCATCTTACGACTCAGCTTGAAGAAAAGGATGGCCTTATCAAAACGCTCGAGGTTAGCCACGAACAGCTCAAGAAAAATGAAACTTCCAATAAAGAATGCATCGACACGTTAGAGGAGAAAAACAGATCTCTCGAGGAGGTCCTGGTCGAGCTCAAACAAGAGCAGGAGCAGCAATTGGAACGGATCAAAACTGATGAGAAGGGGGTGACGGAGAAGTCTTTAGAGGAACAGAGGTGCATGTATGAAGAGAAGCTGTCTGCACTTCAGCAAGATTCATTGCAGCAAAAGGATCTACAACAACGAGAAACTCTCGGAATTGAAGAGAAGCTCAAAGAAGCAGAAAAGCAAAACCAAGAACTTCTTCAAGAAGTCAGTACTTTGAAAGAAGAAATTTGCCAGAAAACTGCTCAGTGCGATCAACATCAAGCTGCCTTGATGCAGGCCCAAATGGTTTCTGAATCTGACAAGAAGATAGAGTCTAATACTCTTCAACAAACTAAGAGCATgttggaaaatgagatgaaaaaccACTCAGCGGATCCGGATGATGATTCTTTTGATTCTCTTAAGAGCAAACTAAATCAGATGAGGAATGATAAGGAGAAAATCCAAAAAGATTTTAGTAGATTGCAGAAAGATATCAGATTAATGAGGAAAGAGCACGATCAGGAACTTGAATTTGCAAAGAAACAGTTGTTTGAAGAGAGTGAATTGAAGTACAA AATGGAATTGGAAGACATCCAATGGAAGCACAAGTCAGAAATCAAGCAATTAGTGATGGAGTTTAACACGCAAATAGCTGTAAAAGAGAAGGAGATAGACACAGCAGTCAAAGAAACCATTG GTAAGGCCCAGCTTGTGGAGGCAGAACTGCTCAGTAGCCATCGAGAGGAAACCAGCCATCTGAAGAAGGCGATTGGCGAGAGGGAGGATGAATTGAACAAAACTGTTGAGAAATATGAGCAGGTCATACAG